One segment of Trichlorobacter ammonificans DNA contains the following:
- a CDS encoding glycosyltransferase produces MTRPYVSIIIPVYNEEKTLQPLMERLYPVAAGLQKPFEIIFTNDGSRDRSLEILRSYVAQYPGVKVVEFNGNFGQHMAILAAFERSSGEIVITLDADLQNPPEEIPRMIAEIEKGHDVVGTIRKKRQDPLFRRVASRIVNITTNKMTGMQMSDYGCMLRAYHRNIIDNINQCGESTTFIPALAQTFSSNPTEIMVGHEERTLGESKYSFYRLIRLNFDLMTGFSLVPLQLFALLGIITSFLAVAFAVLLFVRRFMIGAEVEGVFTLFAILFFFIGIIIFGIGIVGEYVGRIYQEVRKRPRYVVRKTYGFEEP; encoded by the coding sequence ATGACCAGACCCTATGTCAGCATTATCATACCGGTCTACAACGAGGAGAAGACGCTCCAGCCGCTGATGGAGCGGCTCTATCCCGTAGCCGCCGGCCTGCAAAAACCTTTCGAGATCATCTTTACCAATGACGGCTCCCGTGATCGTTCTCTGGAGATTCTCCGGAGCTATGTGGCGCAGTATCCCGGCGTCAAGGTGGTGGAATTCAACGGCAATTTCGGCCAGCATATGGCCATTCTGGCGGCCTTCGAGCGCTCCAGCGGGGAGATCGTGATTACCCTGGACGCCGATCTGCAGAATCCGCCGGAGGAGATTCCGCGTATGATCGCGGAGATTGAAAAAGGCCACGACGTGGTGGGTACTATTCGGAAAAAGCGCCAGGACCCGCTGTTCAGGCGGGTGGCGTCGCGGATTGTCAACATCACCACCAACAAAATGACCGGCATGCAGATGAGTGACTACGGCTGCATGCTGCGAGCCTATCATCGCAACATTATTGACAATATCAATCAGTGCGGCGAGTCCACCACCTTTATTCCGGCCCTGGCCCAGACCTTTTCCTCCAATCCGACCGAGATCATGGTGGGGCACGAGGAACGGACCCTGGGGGAGAGCAAGTACTCCTTCTACCGCCTGATCCGGCTCAACTTCGACCTGATGACCGGCTTCTCCCTGGTGCCGCTGCAACTGTTCGCCCTGCTGGGGATCATCACCTCCTTCCTGGCGGTGGCCTTTGCCGTGCTGCTGTTCGTGCGGCGCTTCATGATCGGTGCCGAGGTGGAGGGGGTGTTCACCCTGTTTGCTATCCTCTTCTTTTTCATCGGTATCATCATCTTCGGTATCGGTATCGTGGGTGAGTACGTGGGGCGGATCTATCAGGAGGTACGGAAACGGCCGCGGTATGTGGTGCGGAAAACCTACGGATTCGAGGAACCATGA
- a CDS encoding ribonuclease D: MAYTLIESTSLLAQVCDSLRGAPELALDLEADSLHHYREKVCLLQLSSREATWLIDPLQVDDLAPLAALLADPAVLTVFHGGDYDIRSLHRDFGITVARMFDTMIAAQFLGKPEFGLAALLRNHFGVELDKKYQKADWSKRPLTPEMAAYAANDTAHLLRLADLLRGRLDECGRTAWVAEECALVAANRMAEKGEGPLFLQFKGAGKLKPRNLAVLEELLQLRDGLARELDRPPFKVLPSEALLQLAERQPDTLPEMDGIAGLTPKLKSRHGERLLAAVQHAKALPDNELPRYPRTRGEANPGVKARLTGLKQWREHFSGSIGLSPGLIAPNWLLERIAEQQPDNPAQLAALPGVRRWQTDLWGSEVMTLLAKEKQAP, encoded by the coding sequence ATGGCCTATACGTTGATTGAAAGCACCTCGCTGCTGGCGCAGGTTTGCGACAGTTTGCGCGGAGCACCGGAACTGGCCCTTGACCTGGAAGCCGATTCACTGCACCACTACCGCGAAAAGGTCTGCCTGCTGCAGCTTTCCAGTCGGGAGGCCACCTGGCTGATCGACCCGTTGCAGGTTGACGATCTGGCGCCATTGGCGGCGTTACTGGCAGACCCGGCGGTACTGACCGTGTTTCACGGCGGCGATTACGATATCCGTTCGCTGCATCGCGACTTCGGTATCACCGTGGCCCGTATGTTCGACACCATGATTGCCGCCCAGTTTCTGGGAAAACCGGAGTTTGGGCTTGCCGCGCTGCTGCGGAACCATTTCGGTGTTGAGCTTGACAAGAAGTACCAAAAGGCCGACTGGAGCAAACGTCCTCTGACGCCGGAGATGGCGGCCTATGCCGCCAACGATACGGCACACCTGCTCAGGCTGGCCGATCTGCTGCGCGGTCGGCTCGACGAGTGCGGCCGCACTGCCTGGGTAGCGGAGGAATGTGCCCTGGTGGCGGCAAACCGGATGGCCGAAAAAGGGGAGGGGCCTTTGTTCCTGCAGTTCAAGGGGGCGGGCAAGCTCAAGCCCCGTAACCTTGCTGTTTTGGAAGAACTGCTCCAGCTGCGGGACGGGTTGGCCCGGGAGTTGGACCGTCCGCCGTTCAAGGTGCTGCCGTCGGAGGCACTGCTGCAGCTTGCGGAGCGTCAGCCGGATACGCTTCCGGAAATGGACGGCATAGCGGGGCTGACGCCGAAACTGAAGAGTCGCCACGGTGAGCGGCTGCTGGCTGCTGTCCAGCATGCCAAGGCGTTGCCTGACAATGAGCTGCCCCGGTACCCCCGTACCCGCGGCGAGGCCAATCCCGGCGTCAAGGCCCGGCTCACCGGGTTGAAACAGTGGCGAGAGCACTTCAGCGGATCAATCGGCCTGTCCCCCGGCCTGATCGCTCCCAACTGGCTACTGGAACGGATCGCTGAACAGCAGCCCGACAATCCGGCACAGCTTGCCGCCCTGCCGGGCGTGCGCCGCTGGCAGACGGACCTCTGGGGCAGCGAGGTGATGACCCTACTGGCAAAGGAGAAGCAGGCCCCATGA